The segment ACAAGAAACAACAAATCAACTTTCAAATAAAATCCTGATAAGGAATCATCATGACCGCTATTGCGACTCTGGGCCCGGAAGGTTCCCATGCCTGGCAAGCTGCAAAACAATTTGACGGTGCTGCGGAAATACAGGTCTTCCCGCACCTGAGCATGGTTGTCGAGGCCTTTCACAACCGGAAGGCCGATTACGCCGTGGTGCCGGTGTATAATACCAGAGAAGGCGAGATAAAAGAATGTTTTCAGATGATGGAAAATCTCACCACCGGCCACTGGGTGGAAAACATTGTCCTGCCGGTTCATCTGTCCCTGGGAGTGCCGCCTGGAAACGCAGGGATCAATACGATCATCGGTACAACCCATGTTTTGAGACAATGCGATTCCTATATTTCGAAACACTTTGCCAATGCAACGCTGATCGCGGTCCAGGATCCCATCGTCGCCCTTGATGATTTCAAAGACAGGGATGATTTTGCAATCATTGAGGCGGAAAATCTGATAACCGCCCAGGGATTGAGCATTCACGAACGGGAAGTCGCACCCCATAACCGGACCCGGTTCGCGGTCCTGGGAAAAACCCTGACCGATTCCACCGGCTATGACGCCACGGTCCTGCTCACCACACCTTTGAAGGACCGGGTGGGTCTGCTTTTTGATATCCTGGGAGAATTCACCCGGCGGGGTGTCAATCTCCTTGATATGCGCACCGAAACCGACATTAAAAGCCAGAAGCTGCAGTTCTATTTTGAAGCGGAAGGCCATATCAATGATCAGGCAGTTAAAGAGGCGGTTGAGCATATTGAAAACAATGTGGTGCAGGAAAGAAAATCCGTCAAAATCCTGGGCAGCTTCCCCAGGGTGGACATGCGGGTAAAAAGGATTAAAAAAACCGGTTTCATCGGTTCCGGCGACATGAGCGCCTGGTTTGCCAGAAGACTTGAAAATGAAGGATACCAGACCGTGCTCACCGGCAGAAACTCTTTAGTTCGTCCCGAAGAGATGATTACTGATGCCGATGTTGTATTTATCTGTGTGCCGATCAGCGCCACCCCGGAAACCATTGAGCAATATGCGCCGAAGCTTCGCGATGGCCAGGCACTGATTCTTCTTGCCGGGGAGGCCGAAAACAATATCGACACCGCCCTGCGTCATACCTCGAAAGGTGTCGAGGTTATGCTGATTCACAACCTATGGGGCCCCAAGGCCACCACCATGAAAGACAAAAATGCCTCGGTGGTGCGGACCTCGAGAAGCGGTGCCCTGTGCAGTGAAATCGAGGCATTCCTCTTCAAGCATGGCGCGGTGATCTGCCGGGACAAAGCTGTTGATCATGACCTTCTCATGGGTGTCGGGCAGAAACTTCCCACTGCCATCTCCCTTGCTTTAGCCATGACCCTCAAGGAAAACAAGCTTTCCACGGAAGATATCGACAGCCACTCAACACTTACTTCTCTTTACAGTATTCTTGCCATGGCCCGGGTCCATTCACAGAATCCCAGGACCTATGCGGAAATTATGACTGCCAAAGGCGCCGGCGGAAAAATCGTCAGCGACTTTATCAATAATCTCTCGGTTGTTCTTGATCATGCCAGATCCGGAGATGTCGATGGTATCTGTTCATTGATTGAAACAGGGGCTCTCTATCTGGGCAAAGATTTCCTCAAAGCCCGGATGCGGCAGGCCCTTGCCATGGATGAAGTTCTCGGCTATAAAGGCTGATCAACTGAGAGCGTCAGGTTAACAGGCTGAAGGTAACCCTTCCGCCTTGCCCCCTTTTAACTTTCAGGCAATAATCACATCGCATCCACTCCCTTGCTTACATTGATACGGAAGAAAAACTAATGAATCAAATTCTCACCTATCTGGCGCCGCCGATGCTCGGCGCCTTTATCGGTTACATGACCAATTATGTTGCGATCAGGATGCTTTTCAAGCCGCTGAAACCCTGGTATTTATTTGGGATCCGGGTGCCGATGACTCCCGGCGTGATCCCGGCAAAACGCCACGAACTCGCCAGAAATATCGGCGAGATGGTCGGCGAGCACCTGCTGACCGGATCGGATATCAGAAAGGCCCTTGAAGAAAAAACCTTTCGCAATGATCTCAAAAAGCTCATCGATACGCGGCTTGAATTGATCATGGATAAGGAACTGGGGCCGGTCTCGACTCTTATCCCGGAACGATTCAAGACCTATTTCAAGGTAGGGATCAAAATTCTCAGATGGCGCTCACTCAAACATCTCCAGGCACATATCAGCAGCCCGGTATTTGCTGAAAGGCTCTCCCATCATATAACAGACCGGATAAATGAATTTCTGGAGCGGACACTCAACGATTCCATCTCCGAAGACACCAAAAACCATTTCTTCTCCTCCCTTGAAAATGCCACAAAACGATTCCTCGCCGATCCTCAGATCGAAGAATGGATCCGGAAGTCCCTTGACCAGAAAACCTCAGAAATTCTTCGCACCGGGCGAAGTGCCGGCGATCTCCTGCCAAAATTTCTTACCGAGCAGTTAATCACCCTCCTCGAGCAGGAAGCCCCAAGCCTTGTCGAAAAGTTCGCCACCCTGCTTCAGAAGCCGGAAATGCGAGAAAAAATTGCTTCGGGTATTGCCGGGGCAGTGCAGAATTTCGCCTCATCCATGGGACCGATGGCGGCGCTGATCAGCAATTTCATCAGCCCCGAGACCATTAAAAAGAAGGTGGGCAATTATCTGGAGGATAAGGGAGATGAAATTTCTCAGTGGCTTATCGACGATTCTGTCCAGAATCAGATTGCCCGGATCCTGAGGGAAAAGGCGGAATCATTTCTTGCAACGCCGATCTCGGAACTCCTGATCAATGTGCAGCCTGAAACAATAGATCGCGCCAGAAACCGGCTTGCCGATCAGATAATAACGCTCATTCAAAACCCGGAAACCACCATTACCATATCCCGCATACTCAAAGATCTCCTCTCATCCCAGGGAGAAAAATCACTGCAGGAAATTCTCACGAATCTCTTCGGGGAGAATGATGGACTTGAAAACGGCAAAAAGCTGGTGACCGTTGAAATCATCAATACGATCAAATCCCCCAAAATGAGACGAATCCTTGATCAATTGCTCACCGAATTTGTCGAAGGCAAACTTCTTTCGCACCCCATAGGCACCTTATCGGCTTTTCTCCCCGGCGAGGTCCGAAACAGTATAAATGACTACACACTCCAAATGGTCGGCGACCTTCTGGTTCGTGAAATACCGGGCTTGATGGATGCCTTGAATATCCGCCGGCTGGTGACCCGCAAGGTTGACTCCTTAAACCTGAACCGCCTGGAAGGATTACTTCTGGTTGTCATGGAGGAGCAATTCAAATACATCAACCTGTTCGGTGCGCTGCTGGGTTTCATCCTCGGGCTGCTGAACCTGTTTTTCCTGACATTGTAGAACCGGCAACCCATCAGATTATTAGACTAAAGACTGAAGGCTTTTAGTTTTTGAAAATGATTTTCCCTTTCAGCCTGAAAGCCTATAGCCTGTTAAACTGCATAGTTACAGAGGCCGGGCCTTGCCGCAAGGATTCGATCCGAAGGCAATTTTGAAAAAAATAAAAAAAAGTTGGAACTCTTTCTGCAACCCCGTGTCTTATATTTAAAGCATTAAACGAATAACCCCTTTTTTTATTCTTTATGTTTTCTCTTTCGTAAAACCCGGGTGGCCTCCTCCTCCCGGGTTTTTTTTTGCTTATTTCCTTCCACATCCGAAGTTCCCTTTTTCTCCTTTACTCCTTCTTCCTATGGAAATATAGTACAGTTACATATTGAAAGGTGATTACCTCTGAATTTCAGCCCACCGGAATTTATCCTTCGGCTCTGGCTGAAAAGCGCGGAAAATCACATAGTGAAAAAATCTTCCCACCTATAAATTCATCAGTCACCGAGGAATAAACAACCTATCATGCTCTTAGCCATTGATGTCGGCAACACCCACATGGTGATCGGGGTCTTTGACCAGGATCGAATTCTCTGTCAGTGGCGGGTCAAAACCGACAGAGATTCCACGGCTGATGAACTGGCAAGCCTTTTCCACGATCTGTTCACCTTGAAAAAAATGCATTTCACCGACATTACCGACGTGATTATCGCAAGCGTTGTGCCTCCCATGCAATCCGCCTGGGCCAAATTCACTGAAAAATATCTCTCCCTGCGTCCCCTTCTGGTCAGCAACACCATGAAAACCGGCATGAAAATCCTTATCGACTCACCCAAAGAGCTTGGCGCCGACCGGATTGTCAATGCGGTGGCTGCCTATGAAAAATACCACGCAGCCCTGGTGGTGGTCGACTTCGGCACGGCAATCACCTTTGACTGCATTTCAGCAAAAGGCGAATATCTCGGCGGAGCTATTGCACCTGGGATTGCGATTTCCCTTGATGCACTAGACATGCGGACCGCCAAGCTCCCCCGCGTTGACATATCGAGCCCCCCGCAAAACGCCA is part of the Pseudomonadota bacterium genome and harbors:
- a CDS encoding prephenate dehydrogenase/arogenate dehydrogenase family protein, translating into MTAIATLGPEGSHAWQAAKQFDGAAEIQVFPHLSMVVEAFHNRKADYAVVPVYNTREGEIKECFQMMENLTTGHWVENIVLPVHLSLGVPPGNAGINTIIGTTHVLRQCDSYISKHFANATLIAVQDPIVALDDFKDRDDFAIIEAENLITAQGLSIHEREVAPHNRTRFAVLGKTLTDSTGYDATVLLTTPLKDRVGLLFDILGEFTRRGVNLLDMRTETDIKSQKLQFYFEAEGHINDQAVKEAVEHIENNVVQERKSVKILGSFPRVDMRVKRIKKTGFIGSGDMSAWFARRLENEGYQTVLTGRNSLVRPEEMITDADVVFICVPISATPETIEQYAPKLRDGQALILLAGEAENNIDTALRHTSKGVEVMLIHNLWGPKATTMKDKNASVVRTSRSGALCSEIEAFLFKHGAVICRDKAVDHDLLMGVGQKLPTAISLALAMTLKENKLSTEDIDSHSTLTSLYSILAMARVHSQNPRTYAEIMTAKGAGGKIVSDFINNLSVVLDHARSGDVDGICSLIETGALYLGKDFLKARMRQALAMDEVLGYKG
- a CDS encoding DUF445 family protein; this encodes MNQILTYLAPPMLGAFIGYMTNYVAIRMLFKPLKPWYLFGIRVPMTPGVIPAKRHELARNIGEMVGEHLLTGSDIRKALEEKTFRNDLKKLIDTRLELIMDKELGPVSTLIPERFKTYFKVGIKILRWRSLKHLQAHISSPVFAERLSHHITDRINEFLERTLNDSISEDTKNHFFSSLENATKRFLADPQIEEWIRKSLDQKTSEILRTGRSAGDLLPKFLTEQLITLLEQEAPSLVEKFATLLQKPEMREKIASGIAGAVQNFASSMGPMAALISNFISPETIKKKVGNYLEDKGDEISQWLIDDSVQNQIARILREKAESFLATPISELLINVQPETIDRARNRLADQIITLIQNPETTITISRILKDLLSSQGEKSLQEILTNLFGENDGLENGKKLVTVEIINTIKSPKMRRILDQLLTEFVEGKLLSHPIGTLSAFLPGEVRNSINDYTLQMVGDLLVREIPGLMDALNIRRLVTRKVDSLNLNRLEGLLLVVMEEQFKYINLFGALLGFILGLLNLFFLTL
- a CDS encoding type III pantothenate kinase, producing the protein MLLAIDVGNTHMVIGVFDQDRILCQWRVKTDRDSTADELASLFHDLFTLKKMHFTDITDVIIASVVPPMQSAWAKFTEKYLSLRPLLVSNTMKTGMKILIDSPKELGADRIVNAVAAYEKYHAALVVVDFGTAITFDCISAKGEYLGGAIAPGIAISLDALDMRTAKLPRVDISSPPQNAIGKNTVEAIKSGILFGYGSMVDGLISKISKELQPDIPKVIATGGMAELIAPYAKTIESVEPHLTLEGLYLLYERNRP